GTGTAGTAGCTGGAGCAGATGGTGTCGAGGAAGTACGCGGCGGCGGTGCCGCACTGTCCGGCGCCGGAGCCCGGGTCGACGGCGAGGCCGTGGCCCATCCCGCTGATCTGGTACAGCTGCACGGCGGGCTTCCCCGAGGCGTCGTCGTAGCTGGTCAGCGTGGTGCTGCCGGAGAGGGTCGTGGTGCTGGAGGGGGTCTGGGAGACGCCGTGGACGTTGGTCCACTGGTCGCGCAGCTCGGTCGCGTTGACCGGGTAGACGGTGTAGTCGGACGTGCCCTGCCAGATCGCGACGCGCGGCCACGGTCCCGCGTAACCGGGGTACTGGGCGCGGACCTTGTCGCCCCACTGGGCCGGGGTGAGGTTGAGACTGCCGTACTGGCAGGTGGAGGCGGCGGTCTGGCTCGTCGCGCACTGGGCGGGCAGGCCGGAGGCGATGGAGCCGCCCGCGAAGAGGTCCGGGTACGCGGCGAGCATGTTCGCCGCCATGCCGCCGCCGGCCGACAGCCCGGTGACGTACACCCGGTCCGCGTCCGAGCCGTACAGCGACTCGGCCTTGGTGACCATCTGGGCGAGGGAGGCCGCCTCGCCCTGGCCGCGCGAGGTGTCCGAGGGGCTGAACCAGGTGAAGCAGGAGAGGGAGTTGTTCGCCGAGCTGGTCTGCGGGAACACCACGGCGAAGCCGTACGCGTCGGCCAGCTTCGTCCAGCCGCTGTTGGCGTAGTAGTCGTTGGCGGTCTGGGCGCAGCCGTGCAGTGCCATCACGAGGGGCGCGCCGGGCCGCAGTTGGGCCGGTACGTAGGTGTACATCGAGAGGTTGCCCGGGTTGGAGCCGAAGCCGGTGACCGGTGTCAGGCCGCCCGCGGCGGCGGCGGGCTGGGCGAGGACGGTGGTGCCGGCTGCCGCGAGGAGCAGACCGGAGACGGCGAAGCGTCCGATCCGCCGCGCGAGGCGGCCGAGAGGGGTGGGACGGCGCACGGAGTACCTCCGGGGGTGCGCGAGCCGTCGCCGGGATGACCGGGCGATGCGGCTCTGGGCGGTCGGTGCGGCGGGCGGACCGCCGGTACCGGGGTCCCGCCCGGTGCCGGCGGGGAGGGCCCCGGAGGGCGCCGGCCGTCTGCCGAGGGGGGACGTTAGGCGCGGCGCGGGGGGCCCGACATGTGGACGCGCCCCATCCGGAACCCTGGGAAGTGTGCGCGCGGACCGTTGTCCGGGCCGGTGGCGTGTACGGGTCCTTCCACCACGGGCAGCCCGGGGTGGGCACGGCACGCCACCCGGGCGGCACGGGCACGGTCCGGCGGGGACCCATGGGACGGGACACCATGACGGAGGAGCGAACTGTGTGGGCCGCCCACGTGTGAGCAGCCGGCCGGCCTTCCTACCGTGACGCCCATGGAGAGCATTTCGAGACCCGCGGCCGGCCCCACGGCCCCACCGCCCCCGTCCGGCGACGCCGGACCGGGCGGGTCCGGCACGTCCACCGGTCCCACCCCGCCGGACGTGCCGGACGGGCGCTTCCTGACCGGCCGTACGGCACTCGTCACGGGAGCCGCGAGCGGCATCGGCCGGGCCTGCGCGGTGGCGCTGGCCTCGGCCGGGGCGCACGTTCTCGTGGTGGACATCGCCGCAGAAGGGGCCCGTGAGGTGGCCCGGCTGGTCGGCGGGACCGCGGTGACCGCCGATCTGTCCGACCCGGAGCAGGTGGACGCGCTGGCCGTCGGCACGGTGGACATCGTCGTCAACAACGCCGGTCTCCAGCACGTCGCCCCGGTGCACGAGTTCCCCCCGGACCGGTTCACGCTGATCCAACGGGTCATGCTGGAGGCCCCGTTCCGCATCCTGCGCCGCGCCCTGCCGGGCATGTACGAGCGCGGCTGGGGGCGGGTCGTCAACATCTCCTCGGTGCACGGTCTGCGGGCCAGCCCCTTCAAGT
Above is a window of Streptomyces sp. NBC_00102 DNA encoding:
- a CDS encoding PHB depolymerase family esterase, whose translation is MLLAAAGTTVLAQPAAAAGGLTPVTGFGSNPGNLSMYTYVPAQLRPGAPLVMALHGCAQTANDYYANSGWTKLADAYGFAVVFPQTSSANNSLSCFTWFSPSDTSRGQGEAASLAQMVTKAESLYGSDADRVYVTGLSAGGGMAANMLAAYPDLFAGGSIASGLPAQCATSQTAASTCQYGSLNLTPAQWGDKVRAQYPGYAGPWPRVAIWQGTSDYTVYPVNATELRDQWTNVHGVSQTPSSTTTLSGSTTLTSYDDASGKPAVQLYQISGMGHGLAVDPGSGAGQCGTAAAYFLDTICSSYYTATFWGLDQQGGGGTDPGQGGEKLPAPTGLAAGTTTDTSVPLTWSAVQGAASYRVHRGGTQVGTPTATAFTDTGLTAATSYTYTVAAVAADGTVGTASAAVTATTSGYTATCTTASNYAHVTAGRAHTSGGYTYANGSNQNMGLYNLFVTHTLKQTAPGTYVIADSGC
- a CDS encoding 3-hydroxybutyrate dehydrogenase; its protein translation is MESISRPAAGPTAPPPPSGDAGPGGSGTSTGPTPPDVPDGRFLTGRTALVTGAASGIGRACAVALASAGAHVLVVDIAAEGAREVARLVGGTAVTADLSDPEQVDALAVGTVDIVVNNAGLQHVAPVHEFPPDRFTLIQRVMLEAPFRILRRALPGMYERGWGRVVNISSVHGLRASPFKSAYVAAKHGLEGLSKVVALEGAPHGVTSNCVNPGYVRTPLVEGQIADQARAHGIGPEEVLERVLLERSAVKRLIEPEEVGATVLWLCGPYAGSVSGASLPMDGAWTAR